In Alteromonas sp. V450, the following proteins share a genomic window:
- a CDS encoding class I SAM-dependent methyltransferase yields the protein MKKLAQYVLAATLGMSASYANADAISDAVMSDIRSDSAKVRDEYRNPQQTLRFFGLKPNMTVVEISPGGGWYADILYSAVKNEGKYVAAHFFVDENTNDYYKKSVEGFKEKMKPGMKYEGAELTAFDPIKALDIGKAGSADMVLTFRNVHNWYMRHGDEGIDNAFGAFFKALKPGGVLGVVEHELPESADDEAMKKSGYMKRSYVVAAAEKAGFELEASSDVNANPMDSADHPKGVWTLPPRLALDDQDREKYLAIGESNRMTLKFTKPKS from the coding sequence ATGAAAAAGTTAGCCCAATATGTATTAGCCGCAACCCTTGGTATGAGCGCGTCTTACGCAAACGCAGACGCAATTTCAGATGCCGTTATGAGCGACATTCGCTCTGATAGTGCAAAGGTACGCGACGAATACCGCAACCCTCAGCAAACACTACGCTTCTTTGGCCTTAAGCCAAACATGACGGTGGTAGAAATATCGCCAGGTGGCGGCTGGTATGCTGATATTCTTTATTCTGCAGTGAAGAATGAAGGTAAGTACGTGGCAGCGCATTTTTTTGTTGATGAAAACACCAACGACTACTACAAAAAGTCAGTAGAAGGCTTTAAAGAAAAAATGAAGCCGGGCATGAAGTACGAAGGTGCTGAGCTTACAGCATTCGACCCTATAAAAGCGCTGGATATTGGCAAAGCTGGTAGCGCCGATATGGTGCTAACCTTTCGCAACGTGCACAACTGGTATATGCGTCACGGTGACGAAGGTATCGACAACGCATTCGGCGCGTTCTTTAAAGCACTCAAGCCAGGCGGCGTACTGGGCGTAGTGGAACACGAACTACCGGAAAGTGCAGACGATGAAGCCATGAAGAAAAGCGGTTACATGAAGCGTTCTTACGTTGTAGCTGCCGCTGAAAAAGCAGGCTTTGAACTTGAAGCTAGTAGCGACGTAAACGCAAACCCAATGGATAGCGCAGATCATCCTAAAGGTGTGTGGACGCTACCTCCTCGCTTGGCACTAGACGACCAAGACCGTGAAAAGTACTTGGCGATTGGCGAGAGCAATCGCATGACGTTAAAATTCACTAAACCAAAATCATAA